The proteins below come from a single Treponema phagedenis genomic window:
- a CDS encoding DNA-deoxyinosine glycosylase, translating into MNNAAITHPIPPVYNSESKILILGSFPSPASRDAGFYYGNKRNRFWKLLANLIDKKEPQTRADKIKFLHAYHIALFDVIQSCRISGAADASIKDAKPNDISSIISHTKIQAIFLNGKTASKLFHHFFNSMIFHNIEEIEPNVFTLPSTSPANASYNFEKLISEWTVIKDFL; encoded by the coding sequence ATGAACAACGCCGCTATAACACATCCGATTCCGCCCGTATACAACTCCGAATCCAAAATATTGATTTTAGGAAGCTTTCCCTCGCCCGCATCACGAGACGCCGGATTTTATTACGGCAATAAGCGGAACAGATTTTGGAAGCTGCTTGCAAACCTCATCGATAAAAAAGAGCCGCAAACAAGGGCGGACAAAATTAAATTTTTACATGCATACCATATCGCCTTATTCGATGTCATTCAAAGCTGTCGCATATCCGGTGCTGCCGATGCAAGCATTAAAGATGCAAAGCCGAACGATATCAGCTCAATTATATCACACACAAAGATACAAGCTATTTTTTTAAACGGAAAAACAGCAAGCAAACTCTTTCACCACTTTTTTAACTCTATGATATTTCACAATATAGAAGAAATTGAACCGAATGTTTTTACCCTGCCGTCAACAAGCCCCGCGAATGCAAGCTATAATTTTGAAAAGCTGATATCCGAGTGGACTGTAATAAAAGACTTTTTGTAA
- a CDS encoding ATP-binding protein: MTDIRKMPVGVQSFKVLRENNFLYVDKTEFLRKLVNSSKTYVLHRPRRFGKSLFLSMLEAYFCGQKELFAGLKIEGYEAQQNEPWQKYPVLHLDFNPNMYDTKEDLEDLLDNYLRKWEDVYGRPDTDYNISQRFSNVIENAYNKTGKQVVILVDEYDKPLLQTMNVNEELNETYRSILKGFYGVIKSSDEYIRLAFLTGVTKFSKVSIFSDLNNLKDISLLNGYSEICGITQEELEHNFQPEIKAISEKYNYTREEVLERLRKNYDGYLFHQNGKHVYNPFSLLNALDSKEFTKYWFATGTPTFLVNLLKQAEYDLRDVTERAELDKNALFDYRPSMQNPIPIFFQSGYLTIKSYNEEFELYKLGFPNMEVKQVFFDNMLPSFTSIVKDETGLYIKNFVCDMREGNVQAFMERLYTACASLPYSTASKKDKSLRERDYQIAFYIIFTLMGYYAEIETHSSKGRADLVLRTDKAIYIFEFKLAVKASADDALNQIKEKGYADKYKKCGKEIFLIGAVFGDDITAETPGMWKMEELN, from the coding sequence ATGACTGATATCCGAAAGATGCCGGTTGGTGTTCAAAGTTTTAAAGTTTTGCGAGAAAATAATTTCCTCTATGTTGATAAAACAGAATTTTTGAGGAAGCTTGTTAACTCGAGCAAGACTTATGTTTTACATCGTCCGCGTAGATTTGGAAAGAGTTTGTTTCTTTCGATGCTTGAGGCTTATTTTTGCGGGCAAAAAGAATTGTTTGCCGGTTTAAAAATTGAGGGGTATGAGGCTCAGCAAAATGAGCCATGGCAAAAGTATCCTGTATTACATTTGGATTTTAATCCCAACATGTATGATACTAAAGAAGATTTAGAAGATCTTTTGGACAATTATTTGCGTAAATGGGAAGATGTTTACGGAAGACCCGATACAGATTATAATATTTCTCAACGGTTTTCAAATGTTATTGAAAATGCTTACAACAAAACCGGTAAGCAGGTTGTTATTCTTGTTGACGAATACGATAAACCTCTTTTGCAAACTATGAATGTAAATGAGGAACTGAACGAAACATACCGCAGTATTTTAAAAGGTTTTTACGGTGTTATAAAATCTTCCGATGAATATATTCGACTTGCTTTTTTAACGGGTGTAACAAAATTCAGTAAGGTAAGTATTTTTAGCGATTTAAATAATTTAAAAGATATCAGCCTTCTTAACGGGTATTCAGAAATTTGCGGGATTACGCAAGAAGAGCTTGAACATAATTTTCAGCCCGAAATAAAAGCTATTTCCGAAAAGTATAATTATACGCGCGAAGAAGTTTTGGAAAGACTTAGAAAAAATTATGACGGCTATTTATTTCATCAAAACGGAAAACACGTTTATAATCCTTTTAGTCTTTTAAATGCACTTGATTCAAAGGAGTTTACCAAGTATTGGTTTGCAACAGGCACTCCGACTTTTTTGGTAAACTTATTAAAACAGGCTGAGTACGATTTGCGCGATGTTACGGAAAGAGCCGAGCTTGATAAAAATGCATTATTTGATTATCGCCCCAGTATGCAAAATCCTATTCCGATATTTTTTCAATCAGGATATTTGACAATAAAAAGTTATAATGAAGAGTTTGAGTTGTACAAGCTTGGATTTCCGAATATGGAAGTAAAGCAGGTTTTTTTTGATAATATGCTTCCGTCGTTTACTTCGATTGTAAAAGATGAGACAGGTCTTTATATAAAAAACTTTGTTTGCGATATGCGGGAAGGAAATGTGCAAGCTTTTATGGAGAGGCTTTACACTGCCTGCGCAAGTTTGCCTTACAGCACTGCATCAAAAAAAGATAAGTCGCTTCGCGAAAGAGATTATCAAATTGCCTTTTATATTATTTTTACGCTTATGGGTTATTATGCTGAAATTGAAACGCATAGCTCAAAGGGACGAGCGGATTTAGTTTTGCGCACAGATAAGGCGATTTATATTTTTGAATTTAAACTTGCGGTAAAAGCAAGTGCCGATGATGCGCTCAATCAAATAAAAGAAAAAGGCTATGCGGATAAATACAAAAAATGTGGAAAGGAAATTTTTCTTATCGGAGCAGTTTTCGGTGATGACATTACTGCGGAAACTCCCGGCATGTGGAAGATGGAAGAACTGAATTAA
- a CDS encoding winged helix-turn-helix domain-containing protein has protein sequence MDNEVFLHEFIFNKKSYTGSFRENSLDLTPVKFLILLNLLEHSNKPISAESLFVSSCGGQFYKGVERTISVHIAHLRKKLNRADKHLGDAIKNIRNNGYVFSL, from the coding sequence GTGGATAATGAGGTGTTCCTTCACGAATTTATTTTTAACAAAAAATCCTACACGGGGTCATTCAGGGAAAACAGTCTCGATTTAACACCTGTCAAGTTTTTGATTTTGTTAAACTTGCTTGAACATTCCAACAAACCTATCAGCGCGGAAAGCCTTTTTGTTTCCTCGTGCGGCGGACAGTTTTATAAAGGAGTAGAGCGGACAATCTCCGTTCATATTGCGCACTTGCGAAAAAAACTTAACCGCGCGGATAAACATCTGGGCGATGCAATTAAAAACATTCGCAACAACGGCTATGTATTCAGCTTGTAA